In the genome of Astatotilapia calliptera unplaced genomic scaffold, fAstCal1.2 U_scaffold_56, whole genome shotgun sequence, one region contains:
- the LOC113018294 gene encoding high affinity immunoglobulin gamma Fc receptor I-like: MAQIGEVGGQEWGVGGQCLLPVRMAQGKELFVSLEVWDLIERLNSLVRIPAMVMILFLLIAEDQKWCYVQKSEGAYLHVHPNRLQFFEYDSISLNCSGFHGPAEWRVIKKLGLNSTQWETSTRTLYIKPAFKSHSGEYWCEKEDGEKSSTVNITITSGDVILEIPAFPVMEGDNIALGCKKKTIPSSLAADFYKDGHYLETGYVGKITIPNISKSNEGLYKCIFTESQGKSPESWLTVGAVNIPTTPQETIPTDNERTPEETPNSTEPSVLLPSVFTILGVAVLVVIGALYCRKNRVYEDVRDLEDQNILKENVQLAVHDLKLKPT; encoded by the exons atggctcagattggtgaGGTGGGTGGGCAAGAGTGGGGTGTGGGGGGACAGTGTTTACTGCCAGTCCGCATGGCCCAGGGGAAGGAGCTGTTTgtgagtctggaggtgtggGACCTGATTGAGAGATTGAACAGCCTGGTGAGGATTCCTGCCA TGGTGATGATACTCTTTCTGCTCATAGCTGAAGATCAGAAATGGTGCTATGTTCAGAAAT CAGAAGGAGCTTATCTTCATGTTCATCCTAATAGACTTCAGTTCTTTGAATATGACTCCATCTCATTAAACTGCTCGGGGTTTCATGGCCCAGCAGAATGGAGAGTGATCAAAAAGCTTGGTTTAAATTCTACTCAGTGGGAAACATCAACAAGAACTTTGTACATTAAACCTGCCTTTAAGTCACACAGTGGAGAATACTGGTGTGAAAAAGAAGACGGAGAGAAAAGCAGCACTGTCAACATCACCATCACTA gtggaGATGTGATCCTGGAGATCCCTGCTTTTCCTGTTATGGAGGGAGACAATATTGCTTTGGgctgcaagaaaaaaacaatacctTCCAGTCTTGCAGCTGATTTTTATAAAGATGGCCACTACTTGGAAACTGGATATGTAGGAAAAATAACCATTCCCAATATTTCCAAGTCTAATGAAGGACTATACAAGTGCATCTTTACTGAATCTCAAGGGAAATCACCAGAGAGTTGGCTGACTGTTGGGG cAGTGAATATTCCTACTACACCTCAAGAAACAATACCTACGGATAATGAAAGAACTCCTGAGGAGACACCCAACTCCACTGAGCCCTCAGTCTTGTTGCCGTCTGTCTTTACCATATTAGGTGTAGCTGTGCTGGTAGTTATTGGAGCACTTTACTGCCGGAAAAATAGAG tgtaTGAAGATGTCAGG GACCTGGAAGaccaaaacatcctgaaggagaatgtacAGCTAGCTGTTCATGACCTCAAGCTTAAGCCCACTTGA